From a single Intestinibaculum porci genomic region:
- a CDS encoding serine aminopeptidase domain-containing protein, with protein MISEETYTSSLHTHVHFRIYEPKIVLRIKAVLFVHHDLGEDLERYDHFAKWMQNKGYVVVVSDFAGHGRSLIDFEQGYFGEGDAMEGLLKDMHHLQQVIMPRYPEALHFYIGMGFGASLIRLYATRFGDFFQGMILLSPAHNISFSHTGTLRFQLEKMVRGSRYRAEKRMEIIRRRFAKKVGKNQFDYLTSNQKEIELYEKDTMNNFPYTAKGFLDVLHINKMANLPTTIEATPDYLSIYLLSGKDDPVTRFGKDAQKIYEDYRNRGIKDLTIKVYEKSRHALMKEENKIDVYNDIYHWLEERCFY; from the coding sequence ATGATTAGTGAAGAAACGTATACTTCAAGTTTACATACGCATGTCCATTTTAGAATATATGAACCAAAGATCGTGCTGCGGATCAAAGCGGTGTTATTTGTGCATCACGATTTAGGGGAAGATTTAGAACGTTATGATCATTTTGCAAAATGGATGCAAAATAAAGGATATGTTGTGGTTGTCAGTGATTTTGCCGGTCATGGCCGTTCACTGATTGATTTTGAACAGGGCTATTTTGGCGAAGGTGATGCGATGGAAGGCTTACTGAAAGATATGCATCATCTCCAGCAGGTGATCATGCCGCGTTATCCGGAAGCTCTGCACTTTTATATTGGGATGGGCTTTGGCGCTTCGCTGATTCGTCTTTATGCAACGCGCTTTGGTGATTTTTTCCAAGGGATGATTCTCTTGTCGCCAGCTCATAATATCTCGTTCTCCCATACTGGTACTTTACGTTTTCAGTTAGAAAAAATGGTCAGGGGATCGCGATATCGGGCGGAAAAACGAATGGAGATCATTCGTCGCCGCTTTGCGAAAAAAGTGGGTAAGAATCAGTTTGACTATCTGACGAGCAATCAGAAAGAAATTGAACTTTATGAGAAAGATACGATGAATAATTTCCCTTATACAGCTAAAGGCTTTTTAGATGTTTTGCATATCAATAAGATGGCGAATCTGCCGACGACAATTGAAGCGACGCCAGATTATCTTTCGATCTATCTTTTAAGCGGGAAGGATGATCCTGTCACCCGTTTTGGCAAGGATGCGCAAAAGATCTATGAAGACTATCGTAATCGAGGCATCAAAGACTTGACAATCAAGGTCTATGAAAAGAGTCGGCATGCCTTAATGAAGGAAGAAAATAAGATCGATGTTTACAATGATATTTATCATTGGCTCGAAGAAAGATGTTTTTACTAA
- the dapD gene encoding 2,3,4,5-tetrahydropyridine-2,6-dicarboxylate N-acetyltransferase: MNQAEEIIRYIAESEKKTPVKVYVKGHDLPDTDAFHCFGDPTSRILIGELKDVEAYLKDNEANITDSYLEQDRRNSAIPMLDERRINARIEPGTFIRDKVTIEDNVVIMMGAVINIGAVIGEGTMIDMNAVLGGRATVGKHCHVGAGAVLAGVIEPPNAKPVVLEDNVLIGANAVVIEGVHIGEGAVVGAGAIVTKDVPAGAVVVGNPAHIVKQKDEQTKEKTQLMDDLRKL, encoded by the coding sequence ATGAATCAGGCAGAAGAAATTATTCGCTACATTGCCGAGAGCGAAAAGAAAACACCCGTAAAAGTCTATGTCAAAGGACATGACTTACCAGACACTGACGCATTCCATTGTTTCGGTGATCCAACCTCAAGAATTTTAATTGGGGAATTGAAAGATGTTGAAGCGTATTTAAAAGACAATGAAGCCAACATTACCGATTCTTATTTAGAACAGGATCGTCGTAACAGTGCGATTCCAATGTTAGATGAAAGACGCATCAATGCCCGTATTGAACCAGGCACATTCATCCGTGATAAAGTCACGATCGAAGATAACGTCGTCATTATGATGGGCGCTGTGATCAATATTGGTGCAGTCATTGGCGAAGGTACTATGATTGATATGAATGCTGTTTTAGGCGGTCGTGCTACGGTTGGTAAACACTGCCACGTTGGGGCTGGCGCAGTCTTAGCGGGGGTCATTGAACCACCAAATGCGAAACCAGTTGTTTTGGAAGATAACGTTTTAATTGGGGCAAATGCGGTTGTCATCGAAGGTGTTCATATCGGTGAAGGTGCCGTTGTTGGCGCTGGGGCGATCGTCACAAAAGATGTTCCAGCCGGCGCGGTTGTCGTTGGTAACCCTGCTCATATCGTTAAGCAGAAAGACGAACAGACCAAAGAAAAAACCCAGTTAATGGATGACTTAAGAAAACTATAA
- a CDS encoding M20 metallopeptidase family protein yields MNVEDVRKWRRDLHQIPELGLKEFQTKAYLKKQLEAMGYTPMDILETGLYVYIDQGKDNTIAFRTDMDALPITEKNDCDFVSKHEGVMHACGHDGHMSALLGFAKRLSEEQHHFDVNLLLLFQPAEEAPGAAKLIVESGLLDRYNVKAIYGIHLMPTLDEGVVASKAGPLMAECGEIDVTIHGQDAHAGLPHLGVDAITIASILINQYQQILTRMKTPFEPAIINIGEIHGGQARNSVASTVEMHGTVRTYSDEVFAMLMKHIEDLHQGAEKAYGCTIDWSCPPMYPPVLNNAKLFQHAQSSYPIEQLSTPLMLAEDFAFYQKAIPGLFVFVGTRSSRYQSGLHTDRFNFNEEVLLKAVDMYMSIAENFKGAMCDELL; encoded by the coding sequence ATGAACGTTGAAGATGTCAGAAAATGGCGCAGGGATCTCCATCAGATCCCTGAGCTTGGTTTAAAAGAATTCCAGACCAAAGCTTATCTTAAAAAACAACTTGAAGCCATGGGCTATACGCCGATGGATATTTTAGAAACGGGGCTTTACGTTTATATTGATCAAGGGAAAGACAATACGATTGCTTTCCGCACCGATATGGATGCTTTGCCCATTACCGAAAAAAATGACTGTGACTTTGTCTCAAAACATGAAGGTGTCATGCATGCCTGCGGTCATGATGGGCATATGAGTGCGCTTTTAGGTTTTGCAAAAAGACTCAGTGAAGAGCAACATCACTTTGATGTCAATCTCTTACTTCTTTTCCAGCCCGCTGAAGAAGCGCCTGGGGCTGCCAAATTAATTGTCGAAAGCGGCTTGCTTGATCGCTATAACGTGAAAGCGATCTATGGCATTCATTTAATGCCGACTTTAGATGAAGGTGTTGTGGCAAGTAAAGCGGGACCATTAATGGCCGAATGCGGAGAGATTGATGTCACTATTCATGGGCAGGATGCTCATGCCGGCTTACCTCATTTAGGGGTGGATGCCATTACTATTGCTAGTATATTAATTAATCAGTACCAGCAGATTTTAACGCGTATGAAAACACCATTTGAACCAGCAATTATTAATATTGGTGAAATTCATGGTGGTCAGGCTCGCAACTCGGTTGCTTCGACAGTTGAGATGCATGGCACGGTGAGAACCTACAGCGATGAAGTCTTTGCAATGCTGATGAAACATATTGAGGATCTGCATCAAGGCGCAGAAAAAGCGTATGGCTGCACTATTGACTGGAGCTGTCCGCCCATGTATCCGCCGGTTTTAAACAATGCAAAACTGTTTCAACATGCGCAAAGCAGTTATCCGATTGAACAATTATCAACACCATTAATGTTGGCAGAGGACTTTGCTTTTTACCAGAAAGCGATCCCTGGTCTCTTTGTCTTCGTAGGTACCCGGTCATCCCGGTACCAGAGCGGTCTGCATACAGACCGGTTTAATTTCAACGAAGAAGTATTATTAAAAGCAGTTGATATGTATATGTCAATTGCAGAAAATTTCAAGGGGGCTATGTGTGATGAATTATTATGA
- the era gene encoding GTPase Era produces MYKSGFISIIGRPNVGKSTLLNHILKTKLVITSPTAQTTRNTVQGIYTDEEAQMIFLDTPGIHKPQDGLGSFMNATALGSIAGTDIILLMEAADERIGKGDRFIVERLKSEAECPVYLLLNKSDLLTKDEMLAKLTQWSALYPFKEIIPISALNGDNLDDLMATLKSDLPEGDQIYPEEMITDHPEQFILSEFIREKILYFTHDEIPHDVAIVIQQWEEDDDHIHIMADIVVNRKSQKGILIGKQGAMIKKIKQQARRDMRRFSGKNVDLELYVKVEKDWRNKQTYLKEFGYNSDDYS; encoded by the coding sequence ATGTACAAATCAGGTTTTATCAGCATTATCGGCCGGCCAAATGTCGGCAAGTCGACATTGCTCAACCATATTTTAAAAACCAAACTGGTGATCACATCACCAACCGCCCAGACCACCCGTAATACGGTTCAGGGAATTTATACCGATGAAGAAGCGCAGATGATCTTCTTAGATACACCAGGGATCCATAAACCCCAGGATGGTTTAGGCAGCTTTATGAATGCGACGGCTTTAGGCTCGATTGCCGGCACGGATATTATTTTATTAATGGAAGCGGCGGATGAACGCATCGGTAAAGGCGATCGTTTTATCGTTGAACGTCTCAAAAGCGAAGCAGAATGTCCGGTTTACTTATTACTGAATAAGTCGGACTTATTAACGAAAGATGAAATGCTCGCTAAGTTAACGCAGTGGAGCGCTCTTTATCCGTTTAAGGAAATCATTCCGATCAGTGCCCTCAATGGGGATAACTTAGATGATCTGATGGCAACGTTAAAAAGCGATCTGCCCGAAGGAGATCAGATTTATCCAGAAGAGATGATTACCGATCATCCTGAACAGTTCATTCTTTCGGAATTTATTCGTGAAAAGATCCTCTATTTCACCCATGATGAAATTCCTCATGATGTGGCGATTGTGATTCAGCAGTGGGAGGAAGATGATGATCATATCCATATTATGGCGGATATCGTCGTCAATCGGAAATCGCAGAAAGGGATCCTCATTGGCAAGCAGGGCGCGATGATCAAGAAAATCAAACAGCAGGCGCGCCGCGATATGCGCCGCTTCAGCGGGAAAAATGTGGATCTGGAATTATATGTCAAAGTCGAAAAGGATTGGCGCAACAAGCAGACCTATCTGAAAGAATTTGGCTACAACAGCGATGACTACAGCTAA
- the recO gene encoding DNA repair protein RecO — MTTANTQGIVLKTMPYKETAQLVTIYSLTFGKITLTARGTRKMTSKNAAIVMPMSLSEFEITPRKGLSTLIRGQHLSYYNNIRKDLNREIVADYLMEYYYRYLPENKPSQSTFDFLKETLEALDEGANYLYVYALINAHIMKTNGVKLQVDHCVFCDSTKVIDFQLDDGGFVCHKHHTGPIHYDLDALKAIRYLYKTTMKQVSRLTLADDIVKQVLPIFEYYVEEYIGIRLKSKTFLKQIV, encoded by the coding sequence ATGACTACAGCTAATACGCAGGGCATTGTCTTAAAGACAATGCCCTATAAAGAAACAGCGCAGTTAGTGACGATCTACTCATTAACGTTTGGCAAGATCACTTTAACGGCGCGAGGTACGCGGAAGATGACCTCAAAAAATGCGGCGATTGTCATGCCGATGAGCCTTAGTGAATTTGAGATCACGCCGCGGAAAGGATTATCAACGCTTATTCGCGGGCAACATCTTTCTTATTACAACAATATTCGTAAGGATCTGAATCGTGAAATTGTGGCGGATTATCTGATGGAATACTATTACCGTTACCTGCCGGAAAACAAACCATCGCAATCGACCTTTGATTTTTTGAAAGAAACGCTTGAAGCCTTAGATGAAGGCGCAAACTATCTTTACGTCTATGCCCTCATTAATGCCCATATTATGAAAACGAATGGTGTGAAACTGCAGGTGGATCACTGCGTCTTTTGTGATTCCACCAAAGTGATTGATTTTCAGTTAGATGATGGCGGCTTTGTCTGTCATAAACATCATACGGGTCCCATCCATTACGACTTAGATGCCTTAAAAGCGATTCGCTACTTATATAAAACGACGATGAAACAGGTGTCGCGTTTGACTTTAGCGGATGATATAGTCAAACAGGTGTTGCCGATTTTTGAGTACTATGTGGAAGAGTACATCGGGATTCGTCTGAAATCGAAAACTTTCCTCAAACAAATTGTTTAA
- a CDS encoding carbon-nitrogen hydrolase family protein, which translates to MKIAMAQMAMTDRLEDNFYKSLRMINLAKDSDLIFFPEIQFSPFFPLRPNRQAARYLMDRTHPFIGKMQEKAQEHQMYISPNFYMHDGHNYDTSLLIDPNGEIVGESHMVHIADFPHFYEKEYYTPAPDGFKVFDTPFGKIGIVICFDRHFPESVRSCALRGAQLILIPTANLKEEPMALFEAEIRTQAYQNGVFIAMCNRVGREEDVIFAGESLVAHPNGRIMIKADDREALATVELDLSEATKRQKEVPFLKLRRPQEYEL; encoded by the coding sequence ATGAAAATAGCAATGGCGCAAATGGCGATGACAGATCGCCTTGAAGATAATTTTTATAAATCGCTGCGGATGATTAACCTCGCAAAGGATAGTGATCTGATTTTCTTTCCAGAAATTCAGTTTTCACCCTTTTTTCCTTTGCGTCCCAATCGTCAGGCAGCTCGTTATCTGATGGATCGAACGCATCCTTTTATTGGCAAAATGCAGGAGAAAGCCCAGGAACATCAAATGTATATTTCTCCCAATTTTTATATGCATGATGGCCATAACTATGATACGTCCTTACTGATTGATCCAAATGGCGAGATTGTTGGGGAATCGCATATGGTACATATTGCCGATTTTCCTCATTTTTATGAAAAAGAGTATTATACGCCAGCGCCTGATGGCTTTAAGGTGTTTGATACACCTTTTGGAAAAATTGGCATTGTCATCTGTTTTGACCGTCATTTTCCCGAATCGGTGCGCAGCTGCGCTTTAAGAGGGGCTCAGCTGATTCTTATTCCAACCGCGAATTTGAAGGAGGAACCGATGGCACTCTTTGAAGCGGAAATTCGCACCCAGGCTTATCAGAACGGTGTCTTTATTGCCATGTGCAATCGTGTTGGCCGCGAAGAAGATGTGATCTTTGCCGGCGAATCATTAGTGGCGCATCCCAATGGCCGGATTATGATTAAAGCGGATGATCGGGAAGCTCTCGCAACGGTGGAACTCGATTTGTCGGAAGCGACGAAACGTCAGAAAGAAGTGCCATTTTTAAAATTAAGAAGACCGCAGGAATACGAACTTTAA
- the ybeY gene encoding rRNA maturation RNase YbeY: MAIDLAYVNETSFPDDYQEDFQAILKTALATLNIHDDVEMSVILVDDEKIHQINRDYRKIDRATDVISFALEDNEQYYVEGMPRELGDIFISVDHAQAQAQEYGHSLRREMCFLFTHGVLHLLGYDHMNKEDEEEMFGLQKVILDKLQITRGEK, translated from the coding sequence ATGGCCATAGATTTAGCATATGTCAATGAAACATCTTTCCCTGATGATTATCAGGAAGATTTTCAGGCAATTTTAAAAACAGCATTAGCGACATTAAACATCCATGATGATGTGGAAATGTCGGTCATTTTAGTCGATGATGAAAAGATTCATCAGATCAACCGTGATTATCGAAAGATCGATCGGGCAACGGATGTCATCAGCTTTGCTTTAGAAGATAATGAACAGTATTATGTTGAAGGCATGCCCCGGGAATTAGGCGATATCTTTATTTCCGTTGACCATGCCCAGGCGCAGGCTCAGGAATATGGACATTCGCTGCGCCGGGAAATGTGTTTCTTATTCACCCATGGCGTTTTACATTTGTTAGGATATGATCACATGAATAAAGAAGATGAAGAAGAAATGTTCGGTCTTCAGAAAGTGATCTTAGATAAACTGCAGATTACAAGAGGTGAAAAGTAA
- the dapF gene encoding diaminopimelate epimerase, which yields MLQFTKMEGIGNDYVYMDGIHQRVPMDATFISKISDRHFGIGSDGLIVILESEVADFKMRMFNLDGSEGKMCGNGIRCFAKFVYDEHLTKKTTLQIETLSGIKTCELKIENGEVTSVTVDMGKPVTTCREIPVVYDQEEMIDDELVINGIKYRGTAVSMGNPHLVIYRDNLDFNLEKIGPHFEKDPMFPESVNTEFVQVIDEKHLKMRVWERGSGETHACGTGACAVMYASYLNHLCGPEADVELLGGHLQIAYRDGHIFMTGPARTTFRGYIQEEDYR from the coding sequence ATGCTGCAATTTACCAAGATGGAAGGCATTGGCAATGATTACGTCTACATGGACGGAATTCATCAGCGCGTGCCGATGGATGCAACTTTTATTTCCAAAATCAGTGATCGCCATTTCGGCATTGGTTCCGATGGTTTAATTGTGATTTTAGAGAGTGAAGTGGCAGATTTTAAAATGCGCATGTTCAATTTAGACGGCAGTGAAGGCAAGATGTGCGGTAATGGTATCCGCTGTTTTGCAAAGTTTGTCTATGATGAACACTTAACCAAGAAAACAACTTTACAAATCGAAACTTTAAGTGGCATTAAAACATGTGAACTGAAGATCGAAAATGGTGAAGTCACTAGCGTCACTGTCGACATGGGAAAACCGGTGACGACCTGTCGAGAGATTCCAGTCGTCTATGATCAGGAAGAAATGATTGATGACGAACTTGTCATCAACGGGATCAAGTACCGTGGAACCGCTGTTTCGATGGGCAATCCTCATCTCGTTATTTACCGTGATAATCTGGATTTCAATTTAGAAAAGATCGGACCTCATTTTGAAAAGGATCCGATGTTCCCAGAGAGCGTAAATACTGAATTTGTGCAAGTGATTGATGAAAAGCATCTGAAGATGCGTGTGTGGGAACGCGGCAGCGGAGAAACCCATGCCTGCGGCACGGGGGCCTGCGCGGTCATGTATGCCAGCTATCTGAATCACTTATGTGGTCCAGAGGCGGATGTTGAATTATTAGGCGGTCATTTACAGATTGCTTATCGTGATGGTCATATTTTTATGACCGGACCAGCCCGCACCACATTTAGAGGGTATATACAGGAGGAAGATTACAGATGA
- a CDS encoding cysteine peptidase family C39 domain-containing protein, whose product MATYPVEIQDDETACGVYCVKMILKYYGIDEDASIIKEKCRVDAQGTSVKGLVEALSGYAIEAKAYHCPLDDFRKIKMPCILHLEKDGYGHFVVLYEMKDDDYLIGDPSCGLRHFTKAKLAALYSENLITVTHLGRYYHYQSRLLHSFLSSQHKRYRHDLRVFNRISFAMSLMSLLSAMLYALLIDHVRVNSPMLLVALILGAYGLMALLKVLLAQLKEKKASKLHSLFDQDYVCDSLKQVMHYDESFFARGEGKIVNSLLDFYSLSDLSLDYFQVIDHDSITLAIFIIGLSLISLPITCIVIACLLIMGLIVRYQSESLVLVYKQMKHDDAMHSEKLVSMIRSRFNRYLFGETYFQSYEEAFTKAQESQLAYEDQKRKLQRTCLLFEAFLNVIVLGLGLLFYHLQMLKMGEVFMVIMITFQLFDPTMTIMRLMVFYGEEKMVFEHFKEFHLPISPLADHLEKVSSLTVHNLSYSYGYHEDVLSHLDFTIAHSCFLSGDNGAGKSTLLRLLAGSDHYYRGQILYNDQELRNLSTAAIASHVLYIGDRQLFNGTVFENLLCEDMSKIASVLKEMQALDLTESFDLHIDETGAPLSKGQAALILIARALLSKAEICLLDETLDALAIKRAQMLVKVLMNSEKIFVIVTHHEALKAGYESLDLLVQKDA is encoded by the coding sequence ATGGCTACTTATCCAGTAGAAATTCAGGACGACGAAACAGCTTGCGGCGTCTATTGTGTGAAGATGATTTTGAAGTATTATGGTATTGATGAAGATGCTTCAATCATTAAAGAGAAGTGTCGCGTTGATGCGCAGGGCACAAGTGTGAAAGGTCTTGTCGAGGCATTATCGGGCTACGCGATTGAAGCGAAGGCGTATCATTGTCCGCTTGATGATTTTCGGAAGATTAAAATGCCTTGTATCCTCCATCTGGAAAAAGATGGATATGGACATTTTGTGGTGCTTTATGAAATGAAGGATGATGATTATCTCATTGGTGATCCGAGCTGTGGACTGCGTCATTTTACAAAGGCAAAGTTAGCAGCGCTCTATAGTGAAAATCTCATTACCGTGACGCATTTAGGACGCTATTATCATTATCAAAGCCGCTTATTACATTCTTTTCTCTCTTCCCAGCATAAGCGTTATCGTCATGATTTACGCGTTTTTAATCGGATCAGTTTTGCGATGTCATTGATGAGTTTATTAAGTGCGATGCTCTATGCTTTGTTAATTGATCATGTCCGCGTCAATAGTCCGATGTTATTAGTGGCCTTGATTTTGGGGGCTTATGGACTGATGGCATTATTAAAAGTGCTCTTAGCTCAGCTTAAAGAAAAGAAGGCCAGTAAGCTGCATAGCCTTTTTGATCAGGACTATGTCTGTGATTCATTAAAGCAGGTGATGCATTATGATGAATCCTTCTTTGCCCGCGGCGAAGGGAAGATTGTGAATAGCTTATTAGATTTTTACAGTTTAAGTGATTTGAGTCTGGATTACTTTCAGGTGATTGATCATGATTCTATTACTTTAGCGATCTTCATCATTGGCTTATCATTAATTTCTTTGCCGATCACATGCATTGTCATCGCCTGTTTACTCATTATGGGCTTGATTGTGCGCTATCAGAGTGAAAGCTTAGTGCTTGTTTATAAACAGATGAAACATGATGACGCGATGCATAGTGAAAAGCTGGTCAGCATGATTCGCAGCCGCTTTAATCGTTATCTATTTGGAGAGACTTACTTTCAAAGCTACGAGGAAGCTTTTACGAAGGCGCAGGAAAGTCAGTTAGCCTATGAGGATCAGAAACGGAAGCTGCAGCGCACGTGTCTGCTTTTTGAAGCCTTTTTAAATGTCATTGTTTTAGGCTTAGGTTTACTCTTCTATCATTTACAAATGTTAAAGATGGGGGAAGTTTTTATGGTGATCATGATTACTTTTCAGCTCTTTGATCCAACTATGACCATCATGCGTTTAATGGTCTTCTATGGGGAAGAGAAGATGGTTTTTGAACATTTTAAAGAATTTCATTTACCAATCAGTCCCTTAGCAGATCATTTAGAAAAGGTTTCTTCGCTGACCGTGCATAACCTTTCTTACAGCTATGGCTATCATGAAGATGTCCTTTCCCATTTAGATTTTACCATTGCGCATAGCTGCTTTTTGTCAGGTGATAATGGCGCTGGCAAAAGTACGCTCTTACGCTTACTAGCGGGCAGTGATCATTACTATCGCGGTCAGATTTTGTATAATGATCAGGAATTAAGAAATCTTTCGACAGCGGCGATTGCGTCACATGTCCTTTATATTGGGGATCGTCAGCTTTTTAACGGCACCGTCTTTGAAAATCTTTTATGCGAAGATATGAGCAAAATTGCCAGCGTCTTAAAAGAAATGCAGGCCCTTGACTTAACAGAATCCTTTGATTTGCATATTGATGAAACAGGGGCCCCTTTATCGAAAGGACAGGCGGCGCTCATTCTCATTGCCCGCGCTCTCCTTTCTAAGGCGGAAATCTGCCTGCTTGATGAAACGCTTGATGCTTTAGCGATCAAGCGTGCGCAGATGCTTGTAAAAGTGCTTATGAACAGTGAGAAAATCTTTGTCATTGTCACCCATCACGAGGCTTTAAAAGCGGGTTATGAGAGCCTTGATCTCTTAGTACAAAAAGACGCGTGA
- a CDS encoding aspartate aminotransferase family protein, translating into MNYYEQGEKYFLHAYGRQKIVLDHGQGVELYDTDGKRYLDFYSGIGVNSFGYGYPKYTQALHAQIDKLMHVSNYFYTPIATEAAKKVVEATKLSQVFFANSGAEAIEGALKLARKAYFMKHGKADSEIISFHSSFHGRTTGAVKLTGNAHYQEAFGPLMNDVKYATLNDLTSVKALLTDKTAAIIVEPIQGEGGVNPCTKEFLQGLRVLCDEHDLCLILDEVQCGMGRTGYLFTYEYYDVKPDIVCLAKGLGSGVPVGAFVANEKYAQAMEPGDHGSTYGGNPFVCAAVSTVFDIIAEDHILENVKEVSAYLEKQLDALTNEFDCVEGHRGLGFMQGLVLNKPAGAVVNEMIAHGVIVITAGTNVVRMLPPLITTKENVDEAMRVFRDVLSMQ; encoded by the coding sequence ATGAATTATTATGAACAAGGTGAAAAGTATTTTCTGCATGCTTATGGCAGACAAAAGATCGTTTTAGATCATGGTCAGGGTGTTGAACTCTATGATACCGATGGCAAGAGATATTTAGATTTCTATAGCGGGATTGGGGTGAACTCATTTGGCTATGGCTATCCTAAATACACTCAGGCATTACATGCACAAATTGATAAACTGATGCATGTCTCGAACTATTTCTATACCCCAATCGCGACTGAGGCGGCGAAGAAAGTCGTTGAAGCCACTAAGCTTTCGCAGGTGTTCTTTGCGAACTCTGGCGCGGAAGCCATTGAGGGGGCTTTAAAGTTAGCGCGTAAGGCTTACTTTATGAAACATGGCAAAGCAGATAGTGAAATTATTTCTTTCCATTCTTCTTTCCATGGGCGTACGACCGGAGCTGTGAAGTTAACTGGTAATGCTCATTATCAGGAAGCTTTTGGGCCATTAATGAATGATGTCAAATATGCTACCTTAAATGATTTAACATCCGTTAAAGCGTTATTAACGGATAAAACGGCGGCTATTATCGTTGAACCGATTCAGGGTGAAGGCGGCGTCAATCCATGTACGAAAGAATTTTTACAGGGCTTAAGAGTTTTATGTGATGAACATGACTTATGCCTGATTCTGGATGAAGTCCAGTGCGGCATGGGACGTACCGGCTATTTATTCACTTATGAATATTATGATGTCAAACCAGATATCGTCTGCTTAGCCAAAGGCTTAGGCAGCGGCGTACCTGTCGGCGCTTTCGTTGCTAATGAAAAATACGCTCAAGCGATGGAGCCCGGTGATCACGGCTCTACTTATGGCGGGAACCCATTTGTCTGTGCAGCGGTCAGCACGGTCTTTGATATTATTGCAGAAGATCATATCTTAGAAAATGTCAAAGAAGTATCCGCTTATTTAGAAAAGCAGTTAGATGCTTTAACGAATGAATTTGATTGCGTAGAAGGGCATCGTGGTTTAGGTTTCATGCAAGGTTTAGTCCTTAATAAACCTGCTGGAGCAGTGGTTAATGAAATGATTGCGCATGGCGTCATCGTTATTACGGCGGGCACAAACGTAGTCCGTATGTTGCCACCATTAATTACGACAAAAGAAAATGTCGATGAAGCGATGCGTGTCTTTAGAGATGTTTTATCGATGCAATAA
- the cdd gene encoding cytidine deaminase — protein sequence MKDYQYLVDEAYEAQKNAYTPYSHFKVGACCELKDGTFIHGCNIENAAYGSSMCAERNAVFQTYCRGYHKEDIVALAIVGDGPTLISPCGSCRQVLGELLDPETPIILGARDRYEVTNIKELLPRTFTSEDM from the coding sequence ATGAAAGATTATCAGTATTTAGTGGATGAAGCGTACGAGGCGCAAAAGAATGCCTATACCCCTTATTCCCATTTTAAAGTGGGAGCCTGCTGCGAATTAAAAGACGGCACCTTCATCCATGGCTGCAATATTGAAAATGCGGCTTATGGTTCTTCGATGTGCGCCGAGCGCAATGCCGTTTTCCAGACGTACTGTCGCGGCTATCATAAAGAAGATATCGTCGCTTTGGCGATTGTGGGGGATGGCCCAACATTAATTTCGCCATGCGGCAGCTGCCGCCAGGTTTTAGGAGAATTATTAGATCCTGAAACACCAATTATTTTAGGGGCTCGTGATCGTTACGAAGTGACGAATATCAAGGAACTCTTGCCCCGCACATTTACAAGTGAGGATATGTAA